A window from Aminiphilus circumscriptus DSM 16581 encodes these proteins:
- a CDS encoding right-handed parallel beta-helix repeat-containing protein has product MTCGTSFPKKAAFTLLGGVLTLLFSLGLGMTGLPVSALSGSAAEAAVKYVTPGGAGAKNGSSWANAYGEAEFPAAIQSATAGDEFWVAAGAYRPAVTNDADATFTLKNGVALYGGFAGTETARTGRNPSANVTVLTGDLANDDAGKVNGVTVSADQIQGTNSKTVVTADNSITDTTVLDGFTVTAGSNTGTGDGGGMRNNGGSPTITNCTFAGNTADYGGGMYNNSGNPTVTNCTFSGNRTGFGGGGMGSDGTSSLTVTGCVFSGNTATGGYGGGLHNAGTGTSTVTDCAFTGNNAAGGGGGGMYNGSGSPTVTGCTFSGNTATGGGSGMFNDGSSPSVTDCLFADNATSDVGGGIYNGGGSPSVTGCTFSGNSAANGGGMCNYSSSSPTVTNCTFSGNTATDTGGGMHNTEGSTPTVANCTFTGNTAAGSGGGGMYNAGTGTSTVTGCTFSENSVTNSGGGVFNVGRTSSFVNCTFANNSAGEGGGVCSSGATTSLVNCTLAGNAATNGKGLHNMGGTVTATNCILWNVSDGEISTGGGHTTTVTYSVVQGGYAGTGNVLTDPNLGAPADNGGTTKTCAISAASSAVNAGTATGAPATDQRGVSRPQGAGVDIGAYEYTFGKLLSITVSGDGTVSRNPAGTTLTPDTTWEYTAGTAVTLSADAVNPWYFAEWSGDASGTNPVTTVTMSEDKHVTARFARKWTIVASADANGIIAPAGNVFVLPGADQTFTVTPDSGYTVADVTVDGVSAGTATTYTFLDVSADHTIAASFIRAWTITASAGPGGSIAPAGSVTVHEGSDKIFTISPDAGYAVDDVTVDGASAGAVATYTFLGVSADHTIAASFDATSGPTATPTPTAAPTVTPTEPTATPTSGPTPTPTGGPTPSPFPSPDPDIPLPEVTLTLTLLSGGTILAGPVEITDPGTLEEVLASFALLSQVLAFDPDAIAAGEYNLDLVRFFSVLAQLDPGVTELVLLLEVTTGAMAEGYSSTVFLLARTFDDQGNPTGYTVLPREEGTSVFRRSATTETWRVAIADGGATDGAPEAGRVLPNLAAVVEVVRGEAPTGGGGGGGGGCDIGAGGGNGVFGGALPVLLLLAGPLALLLRR; this is encoded by the coding sequence ATGACCTGCGGCACCTCCTTCCCGAAAAAGGCGGCCTTCACACTTCTCGGCGGCGTGCTGACGCTGCTCTTTTCTCTCGGTCTCGGCATGACCGGTCTTCCGGTATCCGCCCTTTCCGGTTCCGCCGCCGAGGCGGCGGTGAAGTACGTCACGCCGGGCGGCGCGGGAGCAAAAAACGGATCGAGCTGGGCAAACGCCTACGGCGAGGCGGAGTTCCCCGCCGCCATCCAGAGCGCCACTGCGGGGGACGAGTTCTGGGTCGCCGCAGGAGCCTACCGCCCCGCTGTGACAAACGACGCCGACGCCACCTTCACCCTCAAAAACGGCGTCGCCCTCTACGGCGGCTTCGCGGGCACCGAGACAGCCCGCACGGGCCGGAACCCGAGCGCCAACGTCACGGTCCTCACGGGTGACCTGGCGAACGACGATGCGGGCAAGGTGAACGGCGTCACCGTCAGCGCCGACCAGATACAGGGCACCAACAGCAAAACCGTGGTCACGGCGGACAACAGCATCACGGACACCACCGTGCTCGACGGATTCACCGTCACCGCCGGAAGCAACACGGGCACGGGAGACGGCGGCGGCATGCGCAACAACGGCGGCAGCCCCACCATCACCAACTGCACCTTTGCAGGGAACACCGCCGATTATGGCGGTGGCATGTACAACAACAGCGGCAACCCCACCGTCACGAACTGCACCTTCTCGGGAAACAGGACCGGCTTCGGCGGCGGCGGTATGGGCAGCGACGGAACCAGCAGCCTTACCGTCACCGGCTGCGTCTTCTCCGGGAACACCGCGACGGGTGGCTACGGCGGCGGTCTACACAACGCAGGCACCGGTACCTCCACCGTCACGGACTGTGCCTTCACGGGGAACAACGCCGCGGGCGGCGGTGGCGGTGGCATGTACAACGGCAGTGGCAGTCCCACCGTCACGGGCTGCACATTCTCCGGGAACACTGCGACGGGCGGCGGCAGCGGCATGTTCAATGACGGAAGCAGCCCTTCCGTCACCGACTGTCTCTTCGCGGACAATGCCACCTCCGACGTCGGCGGTGGCATCTACAACGGCGGCGGCAGCCCTTCCGTCACAGGCTGCACCTTTTCAGGAAACAGCGCCGCAAACGGCGGCGGTATGTGCAATTACAGCAGCAGCAGTCCCACCGTCACAAACTGCACCTTCTCCGGAAATACCGCAACGGACACCGGCGGCGGCATGCACAACACGGAGGGCAGCACCCCCACCGTCGCAAACTGCACCTTCACGGGCAACACCGCCGCGGGCAGCGGCGGAGGCGGCATGTACAACGCGGGCACCGGCACCTCCACCGTCACGGGCTGCACCTTCTCGGAAAACAGTGTCACCAACAGCGGCGGCGGTGTGTTCAACGTCGGCCGCACGTCCTCCTTCGTCAACTGCACCTTCGCGAACAACAGCGCGGGCGAGGGCGGCGGCGTCTGCAGTTCCGGCGCCACCACGTCTCTCGTCAACTGCACTCTCGCGGGCAACGCCGCAACGAACGGCAAGGGTCTGCACAACATGGGCGGCACCGTCACCGCCACGAACTGCATCCTCTGGAACGTCTCCGACGGAGAGATCTCCACGGGAGGAGGACACACCACCACCGTGACCTACAGTGTGGTCCAGGGGGGCTACGCGGGCACAGGAAACGTCCTCACCGATCCGAACCTCGGCGCTCCGGCGGACAACGGCGGAACGACCAAGACCTGCGCCATTTCCGCGGCCAGCTCCGCCGTCAACGCGGGCACGGCGACGGGCGCCCCCGCCACGGACCAGCGCGGCGTGTCCCGCCCCCAGGGCGCGGGCGTGGACATCGGCGCCTACGAGTACACCTTCGGCAAGCTCCTTTCCATCACCGTCTCGGGTGACGGAACCGTGTCGCGGAACCCCGCGGGCACGACGCTGACGCCGGACACCACCTGGGAGTACACGGCGGGCACGGCGGTGACCCTCTCCGCCGACGCCGTAAACCCCTGGTACTTTGCGGAGTGGAGCGGCGACGCCTCGGGGACGAATCCCGTGACCACCGTGACCATGAGCGAGGACAAACACGTCACGGCCCGCTTCGCCAGGAAATGGACCATCGTCGCCTCGGCGGACGCGAACGGGATCATCGCTCCCGCTGGCAACGTGTTTGTCCTTCCCGGCGCGGACCAGACCTTCACGGTCACCCCGGACTCGGGCTACACCGTGGCGGACGTGACCGTGGACGGCGTCTCCGCAGGCACTGCAACGACCTACACGTTCCTTGACGTGTCGGCGGACCACACCATCGCCGCCAGTTTCATCCGGGCCTGGACGATTACCGCTTCGGCGGGCCCGGGGGGCAGCATTGCTCCCGCAGGAAGTGTGACGGTTCATGAGGGCTCGGACAAGATCTTCACCATTTCCCCCGACGCGGGCTACGCCGTGGACGACGTCACCGTGGACGGCGCCTCCGCCGGCGCCGTAGCGACCTACACGTTCCTCGGTGTGTCGGCGGACCACACCATCGCCGCCAGTTTCGACGCCACCTCCGGACCGACGGCGACACCGACGCCCACAGCAGCACCGACGGTGACACCGACGGAGCCAACGGCAACACCCACCTCGGGGCCGACGCCCACGCCGACGGGCGGTCCCACGCCGTCGCCCTTCCCCTCGCCGGACCCGGACATCCCTCTGCCGGAGGTGACGCTCACCCTGACGCTCCTGTCGGGAGGGACGATTCTCGCGGGGCCTGTGGAGATCACGGATCCGGGGACACTTGAGGAGGTTCTCGCCTCTTTCGCCCTTCTCTCACAGGTGCTTGCGTTCGACCCCGATGCCATTGCGGCGGGAGAGTACAACCTGGACCTGGTGCGTTTCTTCTCCGTTCTGGCCCAGCTCGATCCGGGCGTCACGGAGCTGGTCCTGCTGCTGGAGGTCACCACGGGAGCGATGGCGGAGGGGTATTCGTCAACGGTGTTCCTGCTGGCCCGCACCTTCGACGACCAGGGCAACCCCACGGGGTACACGGTGCTGCCCCGGGAGGAGGGCACGTCGGTCTTCCGCCGCAGCGCCACCACCGAGACCTGGCGGGTGGCCATTGCGGACGGCGGGGCCACCGACGGCGCTCCCGAGGCGGGGCGCGTTCTGCCGAATCTCGCCGCGGTGGTGGAAGTGGTCCGGGGCGAGGCACCCACAGGCGGCGGCGGTGGCGGTGGCGGCGGATGCGACATCGGAGCGGGGGGCGGAAACGGCGTCTTCGGCGGCGCGCTTCCCGTGCTGCTCCTTCTGGCCGGTCCGCTGGCCCTGCTGCTGAGGCGCTAA
- a CDS encoding right-handed parallel beta-helix repeat-containing protein, with protein MQHSEDPHYGNMRFVAAGIFLALFLCLGVGTPDWHSVFRTASAEAAVKYVTQGGAGARDGSSWGNAFGEAELPAAIQGATAGDEFWIAKGAYRPSVTNDADATFELVEGVALYGGFSGTETASADRNWSANVTVLTGDLANDDVGKVNGVTLSAGQIRGINSKTVVTADSSITDSTVLDGLTVTAGRNTAGEGGGMVNTDGSPKITNCTFAGNTTLLAYGGGIFNDGGSPTITDCTFSGNSALYGGGMVTDGGSPKITDCTFEENTSTTLGGGMLSMNSTVTVAGCIFTGNSAFYGGGGMVNASSTVTATDCVFSQNSAPVADGGGMVNLSCTVVTVTDCTFSGNSAMSSGGGMINSDSTVTITGSVFSRNSASEMDGGGMVNMNGTVVTVTDCTFSGNTAMSGGGGMVNDSSDAVVTNCTFSGNTATDYGGAGMVNLSSNPIVTNCTFSGNSATTCDGGGMVNDSSDAVVTNCTFSGNTASEGAGMANTDSSPTIANCIFWNASAADEISETGSGSATVTHSVVRGGYVGTDIITIDPNLGPLAWHGGVTETMALPAGSSALDAGLGTGVHTIGGTTVTVLSADQRGVFRPQGAGVDIGTYEYWAGKAILAVETEGSGTVTRTSPGSAFGTQGNQWSYDTNTMVTLTAAATAPWSFAAWSGDVSGTNPVTTVTMNGDKRVTALFVRGWTITASAGPGGTIAPAGNVTVPEGTDQTFTVTPDAGYAVADVTVDGVSMGSATTYTFPNVTANHTIEAAFTAAPTATPTPPDPTATPSPTGGPTPSPFPSPDPSIPLPEITLTLTLVSGGTVIAGPVFITDPQALTRLFDAPSLLEALFDFAPEAVAAGMYNREASELFSILAQLDPGVTELTLLVDISMGGVSPGYSATVFLLVRTFDDQGNPTGFTLLPREEDASVFRRSATDETWRVAIADGGATDGAPEAGRVLPNLAAVVEVVRGEAPTGGGGGGGGCDTGAGGGNGFFGGALPVLLLLAVPLALLLQR; from the coding sequence ATGCAGCACAGCGAAGATCCACATTATGGAAACATGAGATTCGTGGCTGCGGGAATTTTTCTGGCGCTTTTTCTCTGCCTCGGGGTGGGAACACCGGATTGGCACAGCGTTTTCCGCACCGCTTCCGCCGAAGCGGCGGTGAAGTACGTCACGCAGGGCGGCGCGGGAGCACGGGACGGATCGAGCTGGGGCAACGCCTTCGGCGAGGCGGAGCTCCCCGCCGCCATTCAGGGCGCCACGGCGGGGGACGAGTTCTGGATCGCCAAGGGCGCCTACCGCCCCTCGGTGACAAACGACGCCGACGCCACCTTCGAGCTTGTGGAGGGCGTGGCGCTCTACGGCGGCTTTTCCGGCACCGAAACTGCCAGCGCGGACCGGAACTGGAGCGCCAACGTCACGGTTCTCACGGGTGACCTGGCGAACGACGATGTGGGCAAAGTGAACGGCGTCACCCTCAGCGCCGGCCAGATACGGGGCATCAACAGCAAAACCGTGGTCACGGCGGACAGCAGCATCACGGACAGCACCGTACTCGACGGTCTCACCGTCACCGCCGGAAGAAACACCGCGGGAGAGGGCGGCGGCATGGTCAACACGGACGGCAGCCCCAAAATCACCAATTGCACCTTCGCGGGAAACACCACTCTCCTGGCCTACGGCGGCGGCATCTTCAACGACGGAGGCAGCCCCACCATCACCGACTGCACCTTCTCAGGGAACAGCGCCCTCTACGGCGGCGGCATGGTCACGGACGGCGGCAGCCCCAAAATCACCGACTGCACCTTCGAGGAAAACACCTCCACAACCCTCGGCGGCGGCATGCTCAGCATGAACAGCACCGTCACCGTCGCGGGCTGCATCTTCACGGGGAACAGCGCCTTCTACGGCGGGGGCGGCATGGTCAACGCGAGCAGCACCGTCACCGCCACGGACTGTGTCTTTTCGCAAAACTCCGCTCCTGTGGCTGACGGCGGCGGCATGGTCAATCTGAGCTGCACCGTCGTCACCGTCACGGACTGCACCTTCTCAGGAAACAGCGCCATGAGCAGTGGTGGCGGCATGATCAACTCGGACAGCACCGTCACGATAACGGGCTCCGTCTTTTCACGAAATTCCGCTTCTGAGATGGACGGCGGCGGCATGGTCAACATGAACGGCACCGTCGTCACCGTCACGGACTGCACCTTCTCAGGAAACACCGCCATGAGCGGTGGCGGCGGCATGGTCAACGACAGCAGCGACGCCGTCGTCACAAACTGCACCTTCTCCGGAAACACCGCGACCGACTATGGCGGTGCCGGGATGGTCAACCTCAGCAGCAACCCCATCGTCACCAACTGCACCTTCTCGGGGAACAGCGCCACCACCTGCGACGGCGGCGGCATGGTCAACGACAGCAGCGACGCCGTCGTCACAAACTGCACCTTCTCCGGAAACACCGCGAGCGAGGGCGCCGGCATGGCCAACACGGACAGCAGTCCCACGATCGCCAATTGCATCTTCTGGAACGCCTCCGCCGCGGACGAAATCTCCGAGACGGGCTCCGGCTCCGCAACCGTGACCCACAGCGTGGTCCGGGGTGGCTACGTGGGCACGGACATCATCACCATCGACCCGAATCTCGGCCCCCTGGCGTGGCACGGCGGCGTCACCGAGACGATGGCCCTCCCCGCAGGCAGCTCCGCCCTCGATGCGGGGCTGGGCACGGGAGTGCACACCATCGGCGGAACCACTGTCACCGTCCTCTCCGCGGACCAGCGCGGCGTCTTCCGCCCCCAGGGCGCGGGCGTGGACATTGGCACCTACGAGTACTGGGCGGGAAAGGCGATTCTCGCCGTGGAGACCGAGGGCTCCGGAACAGTGACGCGAACATCCCCGGGAAGTGCCTTCGGCACACAGGGCAACCAGTGGTCCTACGACACAAACACGATGGTGACCCTGACAGCCGCCGCCACCGCACCCTGGTCCTTCGCGGCATGGAGTGGTGACGTCTCGGGGACGAACCCCGTGACCACCGTGACCATGAACGGGGACAAGCGCGTCACCGCCCTCTTCGTCCGGGGCTGGACCATCACCGCCTCGGCGGGCCCCGGCGGAACCATCGCTCCCGCGGGAAACGTGACGGTGCCGGAGGGCACGGACCAGACCTTCACGGTCACTCCGGACGCGGGCTACGCCGTGGCGGACGTCACCGTGGACGGTGTCTCCATGGGAAGCGCAACGACCTACACGTTCCCCAACGTGACGGCGAACCACACCATCGAAGCCGCCTTCACCGCCGCACCCACGGCGACGCCGACACCGCCGGACCCGACGGCGACGCCGTCACCGACGGGCGGTCCCACGCCGTCGCCCTTTCCTTCGCCGGACCCGAGCATTCCCCTGCCCGAGATAACCCTCACCCTCACCCTCGTGTCGGGGGGAACGGTCATCGCGGGACCCGTGTTCATCACCGATCCGCAAGCCCTGACACGTCTCTTCGACGCTCCCTCCCTGCTCGAGGCACTCTTCGACTTCGCCCCCGAGGCGGTCGCTGCGGGAATGTACAACCGGGAGGCATCGGAGCTTTTCTCCATCCTGGCGCAGCTCGATCCCGGCGTAACGGAGCTGACGCTCCTCGTGGACATTTCCATGGGGGGCGTCTCTCCGGGCTATTCGGCGACGGTCTTTCTGCTGGTCCGCACCTTTGACGATCAGGGCAACCCCACGGGATTCACGCTTCTCCCCCGCGAGGAGGACGCGTCGGTCTTCCGCCGCAGCGCCACCGACGAGACCTGGCGGGTGGCCATTGCGGACGGCGGGGCCACCGACGGCGCTCCCGAGGCGGGGCGCGTTCTGCCGAATCTCGCCGCGGTGGTGGAAGTGGTCCGGGGCGAGGCACCCACAGGCGGCGGCGGTGGCGGCGGCGGATGCGACACCGGAGCCGGCGGCGGCAACGGCTTCTTCGGCGGCGCGCTTCCCGTGCTGCTCCTTCTGGCCGTTCCGCTGGCCCTGCTGCTGCAGCGCTAG
- a CDS encoding DUF342 domain-containing protein, translating into MNDVLKPRNKETCGDGETTDDAGMFAEQPAKQAKTDAGEGTPGSPTFDMFSETPADLLFDRASGTPAGENAPDAGESEKSRAELFLEAGIDKLLSEMDVAAVESDGTVKPVDATFDVQVSKDRLKALVDLYPASGGGKTLDYAAICDHLLEMGIKEIAEESLSEGVHLCNTTGEIQRRVVAAEGIPPQFPREARLEILFPLEGRRPPRMEHAEAKVDYRDKGEIFSVETGELLAILEPAIPGEPGRDIFGNVIEVPAPPKSPLTMGDGVASEDGKFFTAATTGQPMFRGNRLLVKPVVVVRGDVDLSVGNVLFDGSIIVRGHVREGFLVSAGVDVEVFGNVESASIKAGRDVHIHGGILGETSDIDAGGKVTMRFMEGGIVAADEEVIAKSHLMHARVHSGKSVILEGRRGSDKGVLGGSVVALERIDVVAAGTPMGTRTLLATGIDFRTRARIEALEARIRELQEMAAKISEVMKRSVTRFVKDGRIVLPPDIQTKMELLIQHYNASIRELHHLQDERTALRNSMEQKIRGGGYIKVKQKLHPGVIVEIRGTRREIKDELRFVSFRFDSDTGSIAMGSYR; encoded by the coding sequence ATGAACGACGTGCTGAAACCCCGCAACAAGGAAACATGCGGCGACGGGGAAACGACGGACGACGCCGGGATGTTCGCGGAACAGCCGGCGAAACAGGCGAAAACAGACGCGGGTGAAGGAACGCCGGGCTCCCCGACCTTCGACATGTTCTCCGAAACTCCCGCAGACCTTCTCTTCGACCGGGCCTCCGGCACTCCTGCAGGCGAAAACGCCCCCGACGCCGGAGAGAGCGAGAAAAGCCGGGCCGAACTGTTTCTCGAGGCGGGCATCGACAAACTCCTCTCCGAAATGGACGTGGCCGCCGTCGAGAGCGACGGCACGGTCAAGCCCGTGGACGCCACCTTCGACGTGCAGGTCTCCAAGGACCGCCTCAAGGCACTGGTGGATCTCTACCCCGCCTCGGGAGGCGGCAAAACGCTGGATTATGCGGCCATCTGCGACCATCTCCTGGAAATGGGCATCAAGGAGATCGCCGAGGAGAGCCTCTCCGAGGGAGTGCACCTCTGCAACACCACCGGGGAGATCCAGCGCCGGGTGGTCGCCGCCGAGGGCATTCCCCCACAATTTCCCCGGGAGGCGCGCCTCGAAATTCTCTTTCCCCTGGAAGGACGCAGGCCGCCCCGCATGGAACACGCCGAGGCGAAGGTAGACTACCGGGACAAGGGAGAGATCTTCTCCGTCGAGACGGGGGAGCTGCTCGCCATCCTTGAACCCGCCATTCCGGGCGAACCGGGACGGGACATCTTCGGCAACGTCATCGAGGTCCCCGCCCCGCCCAAATCACCCCTCACCATGGGAGACGGCGTCGCCTCCGAGGACGGCAAATTCTTCACGGCCGCCACCACGGGGCAGCCCATGTTCCGGGGCAACCGCCTCCTGGTCAAGCCCGTGGTGGTGGTGCGCGGCGACGTGGATCTGAGCGTGGGCAACGTGCTCTTCGACGGCAGCATCATCGTCCGGGGCCACGTGCGCGAGGGATTTCTCGTCAGCGCCGGAGTGGACGTGGAGGTCTTCGGCAACGTGGAGTCCGCCTCCATCAAGGCCGGGCGGGACGTGCACATCCACGGGGGCATCCTGGGCGAGACAAGCGACATCGACGCCGGAGGCAAGGTGACCATGCGCTTCATGGAAGGCGGCATCGTTGCCGCCGACGAAGAAGTGATCGCCAAGTCCCATCTCATGCACGCCCGGGTCCACTCCGGCAAGAGCGTGATTCTCGAAGGACGGCGCGGCTCCGACAAGGGCGTCCTCGGCGGCTCCGTGGTGGCCCTGGAGCGGATCGACGTCGTCGCTGCGGGCACTCCCATGGGCACCCGCACCCTTCTTGCAACGGGCATCGACTTCCGCACCCGGGCGAGAATCGAGGCACTGGAGGCGCGCATCCGGGAACTTCAGGAAATGGCGGCGAAAATCTCCGAGGTGATGAAGCGCAGCGTCACCCGCTTCGTCAAGGACGGCCGCATCGTCCTTCCCCCGGACATCCAGACCAAGATGGAGCTGCTCATCCAGCACTACAACGCCTCCATCCGGGAGCTGCACCACCTGCAGGACGAGCGGACCGCCCTGCGGAACAGCATGGAACAAAAGATACGGGGCGGCGGCTACATCAAGGTGAAGCAGAAGCTGCACCCGGGCGTCATCGTGGAGATCCGCGGCACCCGCCGGGAGATCAAGGACGAGCTGCGCTTCGTCTCCTTCCGGTTCGACAGCGACACGGGCTCCATCGCCATGGGTTCGTACCGGTAG
- a CDS encoding methyl-accepting chemotaxis protein: MEKALRHRRFGLQWKLVLFMLLAVLPVTAVLIGATAYLEHKNALGDAETLALAKATEYAADMKAALEVPLDTVRALASAIGGLQEAGYATREIVDLMLRRTIEETPELFALWSCWEPDAFDGKDREFAGTEGHDASGRFIPLWIRAGGALERRALEGYDQPGPGDYYLKARERARETIVEPFTRSAGGRTVLVTSLVVPVLSGGRVIGAVGADLALEDLQKITKEMRLYETGFGRLVTNNGIVASHSDTTRIGKPTGELTTPQGEEYLRKLRAGEAFFEKAWSEALKKQTLKATVPVRAGRTDIPWSFSVVLAEEEVMARATGLLKTILSLAAGGMLLLVFFVWFVARRLVGPLRRVAVLAERAKQGDLSIRLEDFGVASRDELGEMAVALAEMIAAQRGTIGTIEGESERLATETETFANIAEAVKELIAKAEERSNEVASQMENLAAAAQEINASVEEVASGAQAAAQRSTEIAGEVDRSHKAGEEGAEAVLAVEQSVLRLAEESKTSAERVRGLGERARQIQGFVGQISQIADQTNLLALNAAIEAARAGEAGRGFAVVAEEVRKLAEESNGAARRITDLAGEITKDLDQVVSAVEHNAKESREAAALAETTRKTIGGILASLRQITLATQDLAAVSQEQAASSEEIASTVQNIALRVGEATAATKAVSAVMNDVIDEAQRVAAGAQELTSISSELRRSLEGFSLSEKTPALPGPRR; this comes from the coding sequence ATGGAAAAGGCGTTGCGGCACAGGCGGTTCGGTTTGCAATGGAAACTCGTCCTCTTCATGCTTCTGGCGGTGCTTCCGGTCACGGCGGTCCTCATCGGCGCAACGGCCTATCTGGAGCACAAAAACGCCCTTGGCGACGCGGAGACGCTTGCCCTGGCAAAAGCCACGGAGTACGCGGCGGATATGAAGGCCGCCCTCGAGGTTCCCCTCGACACCGTTCGGGCCCTCGCCTCGGCCATCGGAGGCTTGCAGGAGGCGGGGTATGCGACGCGAGAAATCGTGGACCTCATGCTCCGGCGCACCATCGAGGAAACGCCCGAGCTTTTCGCCCTCTGGAGCTGCTGGGAGCCCGACGCCTTCGACGGCAAGGACCGGGAGTTCGCCGGCACGGAAGGACACGACGCCTCGGGACGCTTCATTCCTCTGTGGATTCGCGCCGGCGGCGCCCTGGAGCGACGGGCCCTTGAAGGCTACGACCAGCCCGGCCCTGGGGACTACTATCTCAAGGCCCGAGAGCGTGCCCGGGAGACCATCGTCGAGCCCTTTACACGGTCCGCCGGAGGGCGAACGGTCCTCGTGACAAGCCTCGTCGTGCCGGTCCTCTCCGGCGGCAGAGTCATCGGCGCGGTGGGGGCGGACCTCGCCCTGGAGGACCTTCAGAAGATCACCAAAGAGATGCGCCTTTACGAAACGGGCTTTGGCAGGCTCGTCACCAATAACGGCATCGTGGCGAGCCACTCCGATACGACCAGGATCGGAAAGCCCACGGGAGAGCTGACCACGCCCCAGGGCGAGGAGTACCTCCGCAAACTCCGCGCCGGCGAGGCTTTCTTCGAAAAAGCCTGGTCGGAGGCGCTCAAGAAACAAACCCTGAAGGCCACGGTGCCCGTTCGGGCGGGACGAACGGACATTCCCTGGAGCTTCAGCGTCGTCCTCGCCGAGGAGGAGGTCATGGCCCGGGCGACGGGCCTTCTCAAAACGATCCTCTCCCTCGCGGCGGGGGGTATGCTCCTTCTCGTCTTCTTCGTCTGGTTCGTCGCCCGGCGTCTCGTGGGGCCGCTCCGCCGCGTGGCGGTCCTGGCGGAGCGAGCAAAACAGGGAGACCTCTCCATCCGCCTCGAGGACTTCGGCGTGGCGAGCCGGGACGAACTCGGCGAGATGGCCGTTGCCTTGGCAGAGATGATCGCCGCCCAACGGGGAACCATTGGGACCATCGAGGGGGAATCGGAGCGCCTCGCAACGGAGACAGAGACCTTCGCGAACATCGCCGAGGCCGTGAAGGAACTCATCGCAAAGGCGGAGGAGCGCAGCAACGAGGTCGCTTCACAGATGGAGAACCTCGCCGCGGCGGCCCAGGAGATCAACGCCTCCGTGGAAGAGGTGGCGAGCGGCGCCCAGGCGGCGGCTCAGCGGAGCACGGAGATCGCCGGCGAAGTAGACCGCTCCCACAAGGCGGGTGAAGAGGGGGCCGAGGCAGTCCTCGCAGTGGAGCAAAGCGTTCTGCGCCTGGCCGAGGAATCCAAGACGTCAGCGGAGCGCGTGCGAGGCCTTGGAGAGCGAGCCCGGCAGATCCAAGGATTCGTCGGCCAGATCTCGCAGATCGCAGACCAAACGAACTTGCTCGCTCTGAACGCCGCCATCGAGGCGGCCCGGGCGGGCGAGGCGGGGCGGGGCTTTGCGGTGGTCGCCGAAGAGGTGCGAAAATTGGCGGAGGAATCCAACGGCGCGGCCCGGCGCATCACCGATCTGGCCGGAGAGATCACAAAGGATCTGGATCAGGTTGTCTCCGCGGTGGAGCACAATGCCAAGGAATCCCGGGAGGCCGCCGCCCTGGCGGAGACGACCCGCAAAACCATCGGAGGAATCCTCGCCTCGCTGAGGCAGATCACCCTCGCCACCCAGGACCTTGCGGCGGTGTCGCAGGAACAAGCCGCATCGAGCGAGGAGATCGCGAGCACCGTGCAGAACATCGCCCTTCGGGTGGGAGAGGCCACAGCGGCGACAAAGGCCGTGAGCGCCGTGATGAATGACGTCATCGACGAAGCACAGCGCGTCGCCGCGGGAGCACAAGAGCTCACCTCCATTTCCAGCGAACTCAGGAGATCCCTGGAGGGGTTCTCCTTGAGCGAGAAAACGCCGGCTCTTCCGGGGCCTCGACGCTGA
- a CDS encoding ImmA/IrrE family metallo-endopeptidase — MTWAEVTARKLWVRLGSPEPPVDVGAVCRTLGVEIWVVSCGSALFDAVYTPRTRDGRRLVTVNGALSRERQRFSVAHELGHALLAGHAARAAGAAWNLERSPLRETEANRFAAELLMPKLLLVREPRRLVPPVKELAARYLVSREAMRIRLVQLGLMPSCTDGDTSPPKGAESLGNTDDWDFHS, encoded by the coding sequence ATGACGTGGGCGGAGGTGACGGCGCGCAAGCTCTGGGTGCGCCTCGGCAGTCCGGAACCGCCCGTGGATGTGGGCGCGGTGTGCCGGACGCTCGGAGTCGAGATCTGGGTCGTCTCCTGCGGCAGCGCGCTCTTCGACGCTGTGTACACGCCGCGCACCCGGGACGGGCGGCGTCTCGTCACCGTGAACGGGGCACTGAGCCGGGAGCGACAGCGCTTCAGCGTGGCCCACGAGCTGGGGCACGCCCTGCTGGCGGGACACGCCGCCAGAGCGGCGGGGGCAGCGTGGAATCTGGAGCGATCGCCGCTCCGCGAGACCGAAGCCAACCGCTTCGCCGCGGAACTGCTCATGCCCAAGCTGCTTCTCGTCCGGGAACCGCGGCGCCTTGTTCCGCCCGTGAAGGAGCTGGCGGCGCGCTATCTCGTCTCCCGGGAGGCCATGCGAATCCGCCTGGTGCAGCTCGGCCTGATGCCGTCCTGCACCGACGGAGATACCAGTCCCCCCAAGGGGGCGGAAAGCCTCGGAAACACCGACGACTGGGACTTCCACTCCTGA